The nucleotide sequence ACAATATTTTTATTATTTCAGATAGAGTTTCTGTCAACTGGTCTGGTTTTTCCCAGGTAAAAGCCACATTAAATTTACTCGAAGCTGTCAGAGATAAAAATTATGACTACGTTACTCTTCTAAGCGGACAGGACCTCCCTATCAAATCTCATTCAGAGATTATAAGGTTTTTATCGCAAGATGTCCACCGTGAATTTATCCATATCGCCCCTGACTATAAAAACTATAGCTGGAGACTCCTAAGATACAGCCCATGGAGTGAGAGTAAATCTATCCGTAACTTTCCTTTGAATAAACTAAACAGTGTCTCTATAAAATTGCAAAATTTATTAAATATAAAAAAATCTTTTTTTAAAAATCTGGATATCTATATGGGTTCCTCTTGGTTCACCATAACAAATCGCGCTGTAGAACATATCTTAAACAGCGTAGACAATAAATTAATAGAAGGATTCAAGTCTACCACCTGCTCCGATGAACATTTTATTCAGACATTACTTATGAACTCCCCCTTTAAAGAAAAGGTTGTAGGAGAAAATACAGTATATATAGACTGGTCAGAGGGAAACCCCAATCCTAAAATTTTAACCATGGATGATTATTCAAAATTAAAAAATTCTACTAAACTTTTTGCAAGAAAATTTGATATCGATATAGATTCGGATATCATTAATAAAATTATAAAAGATGAATTTATTTAAATTCATCTTTTTCTATATATTTTCTATACTTTTTTTTATTGATATAAAATTTATTATTAATTAAAAAAGGATTTTTATATCATTCTTTATATACTAATAATGAATATTTATTTTTATTCGATTAATGTCGCTTTGCTAATATAGTTATACTAGAACTGTTGTTATCAATCAATTTAATCTTAAAAAAAGGAGGTCTGTATGTTTAATTTAAATTTTAAAAATCTAAAGATGAATGGGTTATTCATCATATTAATGATATTTTCTGTCCCTGCATATGCCAACGATATTGAGGAGTCTATGAAGGATGCATCTAAATATTATAACGACGGCGAATATAAAAATTCTGTGGAAAGTCTCAACTATGCCTCGCAACTAATTCAGCAAGAGGTGGCAGGCAAAATAGAACCTTTCCTTCCAAAACCTTTAAGTGGCTGGACTACTCCAAATACAAATTCTCAACCAATGAATGCATCTTTATTTGGTGGTGCTATCACTACTAAACGTCAATACAATAAAAAATCCAGCTCCATCACTGTCCAGATTATCACCGATTCTCAGCTCATTCAGAGTATGTCAACGGTGTTTACCAACCCTATGTTCACTACATCTAATGGTGGCAGACTTGAAAGGATTAACCGTCAAAAAGCTATTGTTAAATTCACCCCAGATACCAAAAGTGGTAAAATTGAGATCATTGCTGCCAATAGATTTTTGGTATTAGTCGAAGGACAAGAAATCACAAAGAAAGAATTAAAAGATTACGCAGGTGCAATCGATTATGAAAAATTAATATCTCTGCCTTAGGCCATCTAAATCACAATTAAATAAATCATTTTTTATCTATCCCTTCTTGAGGGATAGATTTTTTTATACATCTATGATCACTCCTATTTTTAAAGTTTGATCTTCTGTTTTTTTATCCTTCTAAGTCCCTGCAGTAGCTTATCTCCTACTTCTTTAGTGGCTTTTATGTCAGCCAAACTATTATGAGCATTACTCAGTTCTACTCCCATAATTTTACATATAGTTTCCAGTTTATGATTCTCTAACTTAGGTACTACATCTGCTATCTCCAATGCCGTGTATACACTGAGGGTATCAAATACCTGTTTATAGTTGAGAAAACTTCCCAGATAATTATCATTGTTTCTCTTAAAAAATCTATTCAGTACATCTATATCAAATTTTACATTCTGCCCTGCAATGATAAATTTATCCTCTCTGTCGAATTTATCTATATATTTTGAAAAAATTTCTACTAACTCCTCATAGGCTTTTTTAGGAGATTGAAAACCGTCTAATTCTTCACGACTCATCCCTGTCACTTCCAAGGCCTGCTCCGATATATCTGCTCCCTCATGGGGATGACAAAAGATATCAAACTCCTCCTTTAATTCGCCGTCTACCTCTATTACTCCAGATATTTGAAACATCGCACTATTTTCTGTTAATCCAGTTGTTTCCGTATCGTACCATAGTATTTTCATATTTTTTCTCCTTTTTCAATTTGATCAACTTTCATTTTTATACTTTTATTTATAAATTTTTTTAACATAGTTTTCTCTTTCTTTTTTTACACGATGTACTCACACTAATTTTAAATAAGTCTTCCTGTTACTTTCTCTTGAAAAAAAGTAACCAAAGTTCAAGAGCTTATAAAAAATAAATATTTCATAATCAAATCTCTACTAAAAAATCTAATCGTTTGCTACATCTTCGGGAAAGTCGCAGAATATTTTTAGAAGAGATTTTTCATATTCCATTTACATTATTTTTTAAATGCTCAGTAATTTATTTCCACTCCTTTAATTCTAGTAAAAATTAACAATTAGAAAATTCATAATATTTATTGTCAGAAAGCGATATCTTTTTCTGATTATACAGATAAACTAAGTGAGCCATAGCTTCTCCAGTAGCAAACCACCTTTGAACATGGGGAAGGTCATCCCAGTTTGTAAATTTAATATCCCATTTCATTTGAGAAGCGACCTCATAGGGTGATTGTAAACTTTTTTTAGACAGAATTTCTTCTACCTCTATAAGTCTTTCATGGTGATGATCCATCAATTCATCGATTCTTCTATGACAATGATCAAAGAGTTTTCTATGAGAGGGAAAAACCTTATCTACATTTAATTTTTTTATTTTTTCCAAGCTGTTCATATAGTCGCCAAGAGCATTATTTTCCATAGACCATACCGATATATTAGGAGTTATCCTCTCTAAGATGTGATCCCCGGAAAATAGTAACCTATGTTTTTTTTCATAGAGACACATTATTCCCTGGGTATGTCCTGGAGTAGATACACATTGGAGTGCATATTCTCCTATTTGAATTATCTCTTCGTCTTCTACGTAAGTAAACTCTACATCATAAGTATTATTAAATTTAAATCCGGGATGTCTGTCAAAATATTCATCTAAATTTTCTGGGAATCCTAACTTTTCAGCACCTGTAAATTTATTTTTCCAGCTGTTAAAATCCCGAAGAATATTTATATCCAAAGCGTCTTTTTTACTGCAGTAAACTCTTCTTCCTTTCTTTATAAAATCTGATACTAAACCAGAGTGATCACTGTGAAGGTGGGTGATAAAGATATCAGTTTTATCCATAGAGATCCCTATTTCCTCCAACCCTTGAGAGAGAGCATTTCTGCATTCCTGGCGGTTAAACCCAGTATCTATAAGAAGATTTCTTTCATCTCCTGTAATAACATAAGCATTTAAAAATTTTAAAGGACTTTTAGGAAGAGGTATCTCTATCTTCCAAATATTTTGATAAATTTCTTCTACCATTTTTTCCTCCTGTAAGTTCAACAATAAAATTCGTACTATTAGTGATAATTTGTGATAAAACTATAAAAAAGAAGAGGTCTAATAATGAACCCAGTGAAAAATAGAATCCTTACCTGTTCTTTAACAGCCACTCCTTAGAAAAATCCACCGCTTCCCTTAAAGAAAACAATCTACTCTCTGCGTTACCTACAAGTTCTTTTGTTATTTTATATTTACCTTCAAACTCTTTCCCGAGTTCTGCAAAATCATCTGCATTATATTCATAATCATCAAACCATTCCCAAGATCTTTTATTTTCTACCATCATTGCTGTTCCATTTTTTTTCTTTGGTACCTTATCTCCAACGAGAGTCTCTCCCAAATGAAAGCTAGTACAAGAATCATAACCGACTCCTATCAATAAAACCTTCGTTTTTTCTAAATTATATAAAGTACCTAATGGTGATTCCATTCCAAATTGAGGAGTCAATGGATGATTTTCTATAATTTTCTCCTTTAATTTCCCACTAGCACAAAATGATACTTGGGGATGACTTGAACGTATAACATTAGGAAAAGTTCTAAATAATTCCGGTATTCCTCCCATCCCCCTTGTAGGAGTAATACCAGGATCATAAGCCGGCATATTATCATAGATTATTTGATGCCATTCTTCAGGAACAGGTGGATTCCCCCATTCAATAGGATCACTCCAATCTCCACTGTGAGTTGGCATGACTAATGTTCCCTCTTCTCTTACAGCATCTATGAGAGCCATTATTACACTTTGTGCTCCACCACATACCCATCCTAAACTAGAGAGAGAAGAGTGAACTAATAATGTATCACCTTTTTCTATTCCTAAACCTTTTAAATCTTCTAATAAAGATTTTTTTGTAACAGGCATCTTGGTTTTATCTATTATATTTTTTTCACTCATTCTCTGTCTCCTTTTTTTTAATTTAGTCAACTTTCTTTTTTACACGATGTACTCACACTAATTTTAAATAACTCTTTCTGTTACTTTCTCGATTCACGAGTACTTAATTTATTTCTATAACTAGAAAAAATTAAGATGTGAAAAAAAGTAACCAAAGTTCAAGATTATATAAAAATTATTATTTCATAATCTAAAAGATTATAAAAAATCGAATCGAAGCAATATTTTTTAGTAAGTCGTCGAATATTTTTATAAACTTTTTTTCATATTCCATTTACATAATTTTTATAATATCAATTTAAAACTTTGATATATATTAAGATCTTTAAAAAAGGTCATAAGAGGGAAGAGGCCTACTTCTTCTCTCTCTCTGCTATCTCCTTCAATACCTTTTTTATATCCTGAGCTCTCTCTTTTTTACACACTAAGAGGGCATCATCGGTTTCTACTACCACCAAATCTTCTAACCCAATTGTAGCTACTATTTTTTTCGTTCCTATAATTATATTGTTCTTACTTCCGATCTCAATGAGTTCATTAGCTCTGTTTACAGTCCCGTTTTCATTGTGTTCCAATACCTCATCTAGTGCAGGGTAACTCCCCACATCATTCCAACCAAAATCTACAGGTATAACCTGGATATTTTGAGCTTTTTCCATTATTCCGAAATCGATGGAGATCTTTTCAAATTTCTCAAATAAAGTTTTAAGTTCCTCTATTTCAGCTTCTGCATCTATTTTTTTATCTTTTAATGCAGTGATCTTATTAAAAATTTTAAAATGTTTCGGCATATATTTTTCAAAAGATCCCATGATCATATCGAGTCCTATGACAAACATCCCACTATTCCATAGGTAGTTCCCGGCTTCTACATACTCCTCTGCTCTCTCTAAATTTGGTTTTTCCCAAAATCTTATTACCCTACTTGGTTCCCCTATATAGGCTTCCTTTACCTCTATATATCCATATCCTGTTTCAGGTTTATTAGGCTTTATCCCTAATGTAATGATGGAATTAGTTTCCATCGCTATCTCACTGGCTCCTACTATTCTCTTTCTGAAGTTATCCTCATTTTTTATGATATGATCCGAAGCCAACACCACCATGGTAATGTTTTCATCCTTTAATTTTTCCTTTATCTTAACTGCTCCATATCCAATGGCAGCAGCAGTATCCTTGAATGCCGGTTCCACAATTATATTTTCATAGGGTAGGTCAGGAAGCTCCTTTCTTATGGCCTCTGCCTGGATAGCATTGGTACCTATAAATATCTTATCTGCTGATATGATGGGCAGTATACGGTCTACTGTCATCCTGATTAAACTTCTTTCTTCATCTATTAATTTCAACAATTGCTTGGGTCTTTCCTTCGTTGATAGGGGCCAAAATCTTTCCCCAGATCCTCCTGCCATTATAAATGCTGCTAACATACACCACCACTCCTATTTTATCGATTTAATTCTCATTTTTAATCTTAGATTTTTCCATTGAGAAGATAAGTTTTTAATATTTCCCTTTCATCTACAGATCTTATTTTGAGTTTATTTTTCCTATTCATTTTATTTTTTCATCCCTATTTTTTATCTTGGTAGAGCTTCAATACTTACTACTAATAGTATATACTAAATACTTGAAAAATATGATATAATGTTACGAATAAAAAAATTATTTTTTATAATTGGATATAGATATACAATCATAATTATCTATTAGACTTATAAAAATTTGGAGGTTAATAAATGATATCAACTAGTAGTATAGGGCTTATGTTCCCTGGAAAAAAATTATTTGAAGATGTAAATATTAAATTTACACCTGGTAACTGTTACGGACTTATCGGAGCTAACGGTGCTGGAAAATCTACATTCTTAAAAATCTTGGCTGGTGAAATCGACGCCACTGAAGGTGAAGTTATCTTAGGACCTAGAGAAAGATTATCTTTCCTACAACAAGACCATTTCGCTCACGCAGATGAAGTAGTTTTAAATGTAGTAATGATGGGTCATAAAGAATTATTCGCTATAAAAAAAGAACAGGAAGAGCTTTATGCAAAACCTGATGCAACAGATGAAGATTATGCAAAAGCTGGAGAATTAACTGATAGAATCGAAGAATTAGACGGTTGGTCTGCTGAAACTAATGCAGAAAAATTACTTACTGGATTAGGAGTAGATCCTTCAATTCACTATAAAGTTATGAACGAACTTACAGAGCCTGAGAGAGTTAAAATCCTTTTAGCACAAGCATTATTTGGTGATCCAGATGTTCTTTTATTAGACGAACCTACAAATGGTTTGGATATCCATGCTATCAACTGGTTAGAGAACTTTTTAGCAAACTTTAACGCAACTGTTATCGTTGTATCACATGATAGACATTTCTTAAATAAAGTATGTACTCATATTGCTGATATCGATTTTGGTAAAGTTAAGATGTTCGTAGGAAACTATGATTTCTGGTACGAATCAAGTCAAGTTGTATTAGAATTAATGAGAAATAAAAATAAAAAATTAGAGCAAAAAAGAGAAGAATTACAAACCTTCATCGCTAGATTCAGTGCCAATGCTTCAAAGTCAAATCAAGCAACAGCAAGAAAAAAGATGTTAGATAACTTAAAATTTGAAGATATGCAAGTTTCAAATAGAAAATATCCATTCATCGAATTCAAAGCTGAAAGAGATGCTGGAAACAACATGTTAAAAGTTGAAAACTTAACTAAAACTATCGATGGAGTAAAGGTATTAGATAATATCTCATTCACTATCAATACTGGAGATAAAGTAGTACTTTTAGCTAAAAATGATATAGTTAAAACAACTCTTATCAAGATAATGGCTGGAGAGATAGAACCTGATTCAGGTAGTATCACTTGGGGAGTAACAACTTCTTTAGGTTATATGCCTAGAGATAACTCTGAGTACTTCACAGCTAACAGTGGAACTGACCTTATTGACTGGTTAAGACCATATTCATCTGATCCTCACGAAAGTTTCATCAGAGGATTCTTAGGAAGAATGTTATTTGCTGGAGAAGATTCTCAAAAGAAACCTAGTGTTCTTTCTGGAGGAGAAAAAGTAAGATGTATGTTATCTAAAACAATGATGACAGGAGCTAACGTTTACTTATTCGATAACCCTACAGACCATTTAGATCTTGAATCTATTACATCATTAAATAAAGCGTTAATTAAATTTAACGGAACTATCATATTTGCAGCTCATGACCATGAGTTTATTCAAACTGTAGCCAATAGAATTATTGAAATAACTCCTAATGGAGTTGTCGATAAATTAATGGACTTCGATGAATATATCAAAGACGAAGGTGTAGAAGCTAGACTTGCAGAGATGTATAACTAAAAGGAACGTGACGTTCCATCTAGATAAAATAAAAAAGCTGAGGCTGGCCTCAGCTTTTTTTATTCCCCAATAAAATTATAATTTTATAATTTTTTGGATATTGTGTCCCGTTGTTTTTTATTCAAATACTCCTAATTTACGGCAGATACCTGTATATACCCTAAGTCCATTTCCCAATACTTTCTCATCAAAATTAAATTTGGAATTATGCAGTGATGCAGTATATCCAAGTTCTTTATTTTTAGTTCCTACAAAGAAAAAAAGTCCCCTTGTTACTTCCTGATAAAACCCAAAATCCTCAGCTAACATCTCAGGATCTATCTCCTCAAATCCCAGTTTTTCATCTCCTCTGACAACATCTTCTAAAACATCGTAGTATTTCTTATCATTTATAACAGGAGGATATCCTTCAGCCAACTCTATCTCTATTTCAACTCCATAACTGAGCTCCATTCCACGGGCTATACCCCTTATTTTATCTACAATAAAATTAAAGGTCTCTGTAGAAAAAGTCCTTATAGTTCCCTCCATCCGGGTAACTTCCGGAATGATATTTCTTATAGTTCCTCCCTCTATCTTACCTATGGCAATTATACTAGGATCAAAAGGAGCTACAAATTTTGAGGTAATAAGATTAAACCCTTCGAACATCTTCCCTGCTACCTGGATGGAATCTATCCCCAACTGGGGCTGGCCCCCATGACCACTTTTCCCTTTGATAATTATATTTATCTCTGCCGCTTTGGCCATGAATCCCCCTGCTCTGCAGCCGATTATTCCCTCTTCTAACTTTGGAAAAAGATGTAACCCGAAGATCCCCATAACATTATATTTTTCCAAGATTCCACTTTTTACGATGTCCTTGGCTCCTCCCGGTCCCTCTTCAGCAGGCTGAAATATTAGAAGGATATTTTTTTTCAATTTTTTCCCCTTTAAATAATCCATAAACCCCAGCAGAGTCGCCATATGACCATCATGTCCGCAGGCATGCATAACTCCCTCGTGTTTAGAGGTATAAGAAACTCCTGTTTCTTCTACAATTGTCAGTGCATCCATATCTGTCCTGAACCCATAAGTTTCCTCTGAACCCCCATCCAGATAGATATAAATTCCTGTTTCACAAATTATTTCAGGCTCATATCCCATCTTTCTTATCTCTCCCAGTAAATAAGCCTGAGTCTTTTTTTCCACATACCCTAATTCCGGAATTTCATGTAAATTTCTTCTATATTTTTTCATATTTTCTATTATTTTTTCCATCCCTGCCTCCTTAAAAGAAATTTCTCATATTATCTTAGGTAAAAGTAAACCTTATTTTTTTAATTTTTAAAAATATATATTATATATACGAAACATATATAATACAAAAGTTAAAAAATAATATATTTCAAAATTATATAACGTATATATTATATATATTTTATTTTATTTTATGTTTAATGCTATACTTACTTCAAATCATAAGAATAGAGGTTGCAAATACAAATAGTAAAGACAGGGAGAAGGCATTTTAAGATCTGTTTTGAAAGGTGTAGTTGCCGAAATATAGATTTCGCAAAAATCTATGTTGGGGATATGGATAAGATCCATATAACTGTCATTATCATAATTAGGTAATGGGGTGCTATTTGAAGTCATAGATTATCTTTTATCTCATTTTTGATTAGATGTAATTTTGCTCTTCAGTAGTTCTCACTACTGGAGAGTTTTTTTATTAGGAGGAAAGATATGATCATAGTACATAAATACGGAGGAAGCTCACTGGCTGACTTAGACAGAATTAAAAAGATTGCCTCCCACATCTCAAAATTAAGTGATGCAGGAGAGCAGATAGTTGTAGTCGCTTCTGCCATGGGTAAAACCACAAATAACTTAATAGAGATGGCTAAAAAAATATCTAAAACACCAAATATAAGGGAATTGGATACCCTCATGGCTACAGGAGAACAGCAGACAGTCGCTTTGTTATCTATGGCACTGAACGAATTAGGTAAAGACTCTATCTCACTTACAGGTCCCCAAGCAGGAATAACTACCGTAGGTCACCACACCAAAAGTCGTATTAAGAGTGTAGATCCAAAGATAATTAGATCTCATCTAAATTCCGGGAAGATAGTTATCGTAGCAGGATTCCAGGGAATGAACCAAGATGGAGACATCACTACATTGGGCAGGGGTGGATCGGATACCAGTGCAGTAGCTCTGGCTGCCAGTTTAGGAGCACAATGTGAGATCTATACCGATGTAGATGGAATTTATGGTATAGATCCCAGAGTATATCCAAAGGCTAAAAAAATACAAAATATATCTTACGAGGAGATGATGGAAATGGCAAATTTAGGAGCAGGTGTTATGGAAACAAGAGCTGTGGAACTGGGGAAAAAATATAATGTTCCCATCTATGTAGGCGAAAGTTTAAGAGATCATGATGGTACCTTGATATTAAATCAAAGTGAAATTATGGAGGATAAACCCATTACCGGCATCACCCTAAATGAAGATATCTTTATGGTAAATATCCAGCACCTTCCTTATTCGGAAAACCTGGTCGCAAATATTTTTAATACTCTGGGTAAATACGAATTAAATATAGATATGATCAGTCAAAACATCACCACTTCCGGTACCTTAGACCTTTCTTTCAGTTGTTTTAAAAGAGAAGAATCTCTTTTGAGAAAAGCTATCGATGAATTAAATGGAAAATCACAGGAAATTTCCATAGAGATCAAACCAGATTTAATAATGCTTTCCCTGGTTGGGATCGGAATGGTTAGTTATTCAGGAGTTGCAGCCAAAGTGTTTAATACCCTGGCTGCTCATAAAATTCCTTTTTATCATATAACTACTTCTGAGATCAGTATCTCATGTACTATTTCTAAGGAGCACAAAACTATAGCAATTCAGATGCTAGCTAAAGAATTTGACCTGTAAAAATCATATAATTAAAAAATTTATTTAGGAGGAGATCATGAAAAAATATAACATCGCCATTGTAGGAGCTACCGGAATGGTCGGAAGAACCTTCCTTAAGGTATTAGAAGAAAGAAATTTCCCCATAGACAATCTTTATCTTTTAGCTTCTTCTAGATCTTGTGGAACAGAAATTAATTTTAGAAATAAAAAATATATAGTTGAGGAACTTACCTCAGAATCTTTTACTAAAGAAATAGATATCGCTCTATTCTCTGCCGGAGGAAGTATCAGTAAAGAAATGGCTCCTATAGCTGTTTCTCATGGAATCACAGTTATAGATAACAGCAGTGCATGGAGGATGGATCCTAATATTCCTTTAGTTGTTCCTGAAGTAAACCCAGAAGCAGCAGCAACAAATAAACTCATTGCCAATCCTAATTGTTCTACCATCCAGGTAGTAGTACCTCTAAAGGTATTAGATGACCTCTATGGAATAAAAAGAGTTATCTACTCTACCTACCAGGCTGTATCTGGATCTGGAGTAGCCGGAATAAAAGATTTAAAAGATGGAATAGATGGAAAAGCCCCTTCTAATTACCCATATCCTATAGCCTTTAACTGCCTTCCTCACATAGATGAGTTCACAGAGAGCGGCTATACTAAGGAAGAGTTGAAGATGATCGACGAAACGAGAAAAATTTTAAATAAACCCGATCTTCCTATTACTTCTACCTGTGTAAGAGTCCCTGTAGAAAATGGACATTCTGTATCTGTTAATTTAGAATTTGAAAAAGAATTTGGTTTAGCAGAATTAAAAGAAGTACTTCAAAATAAAGAGGGAATTATCTTACAGGATGATGTACAAAATAATATCTATCCAATGCCTATAAATGCCAGTGGATCAGATGAGGTATTTGTAGGAAGAATTCGAAGAGATCATAGTATAAAAAATGGTGTAAACCTGTGGATAGTAGCCGATAACATCAGAAAAGGTGCTGCTACAAATACCGTTCAAATTGCTGAATTATTGATAGAACAATAATATTTATATATATTTTATTACAATTTTAAATAGGAGGATTTATGGGAATTTTTAAAGGATCTGGAGTAGCTCTTATCACCCCGTTTAACGAAGATATGAGTATCAATTATACTAAATTAGAAGAGCTCATAGAATGGCATATAGAGAACAAGACCGATGCCTTGGTAATCGCTGGAACCACCGGTGAAGCCTCTACCCTTCCAGATGAAGAACATATAGAATTAGTTAGAAGAAGTGTTGAGGTGGCTAATGCTAGAGTTCCTGTTATAGCAGGAACTGGTAGTAACGATACTCGTCACGGAGTTAGATTAAGCCTTGAATGTGAAAAAGTTGGAGCCGATGGTCTTCTCATCGTTACACCTTACTACAACAAAACCAACAGACAAGGATTGATAAATCACTATACAACTATAGCTGACAAGGTAAATATACCTATTATTTTATACAATGTCCCAGGAAGAACCGGAATGAATATTCCTACTGATGTAGTAGTTGAATTGAGTAACCATAAAAATATAGTAGGACTTAAAGAAGCCAGTGGAGATATCTCCTACTTAGCTGAAGTAGCTAGAGTCTGTGACAAGGACTTTTCTATTTATTCAGGTAATGACGATATCATAGTTCCTGTTTTATCATTAGGAGGAGTTGGAGTTATATCAGTATTAGCCAACGTCATGCCCCTTGAAACTCATAATATTGTTATGTCTTATTTAGAGGGAGATGTGGCTCGATCTAGAGATTTACAACTTTCTCTAAATTCATTTGTTAATTCTTTATTTTTGGAAACTAATCCAATACCTGTAAAATCTGCAATGAACCTTATGAATATGAATGTTGGAGGATTAAGACAACCCCTATGGGAGATTAGTTCTAATGCTCAAGAACTTTTAAAAATAGAAATGAAAAAAGTAAATTTAATCTAAAAGGAGGTAACATTTTGAATATAGCCATATACGGATGGGGACAGATGGGTAAACTCCTAGTAGATACCATCGATAACAGTAAAAATTTAAATTTAGTTGGGATAATCGATTATTTTTCTCTGGGAAAGGAATCCCGAATTGTTGAAGCTT is from Psychrilyobacter atlanticus DSM 19335 and encodes:
- a CDS encoding aminoglycoside N(3)-acetyltransferase; the encoded protein is MSEKNIIDKTKMPVTKKSLLEDLKGLGIEKGDTLLVHSSLSSLGWVCGGAQSVIMALIDAVREEGTLVMPTHSGDWSDPIEWGNPPVPEEWHQIIYDNMPAYDPGITPTRGMGGIPELFRTFPNVIRSSHPQVSFCASGKLKEKIIENHPLTPQFGMESPLGTLYNLEKTKVLLIGVGYDSCTSFHLGETLVGDKVPKKKNGTAMMVENKRSWEWFDDYEYNADDFAELGKEFEGKYKITKELVGNAESRLFSLREAVDFSKEWLLKNR
- a CDS encoding M20 metallopeptidase family protein: MEKIIENMKKYRRNLHEIPELGYVEKKTQAYLLGEIRKMGYEPEIICETGIYIYLDGGSEETYGFRTDMDALTIVEETGVSYTSKHEGVMHACGHDGHMATLLGFMDYLKGKKLKKNILLIFQPAEEGPGGAKDIVKSGILEKYNVMGIFGLHLFPKLEEGIIGCRAGGFMAKAAEINIIIKGKSGHGGQPQLGIDSIQVAGKMFEGFNLITSKFVAPFDPSIIAIGKIEGGTIRNIIPEVTRMEGTIRTFSTETFNFIVDKIRGIARGMELSYGVEIEIELAEGYPPVINDKKYYDVLEDVVRGDEKLGFEEIDPEMLAEDFGFYQEVTRGLFFFVGTKNKELGYTASLHNSKFNFDEKVLGNGLRVYTGICRKLGVFE
- a CDS encoding ABC-F family ATP-binding cassette domain-containing protein yields the protein MISTSSIGLMFPGKKLFEDVNIKFTPGNCYGLIGANGAGKSTFLKILAGEIDATEGEVILGPRERLSFLQQDHFAHADEVVLNVVMMGHKELFAIKKEQEELYAKPDATDEDYAKAGELTDRIEELDGWSAETNAEKLLTGLGVDPSIHYKVMNELTEPERVKILLAQALFGDPDVLLLDEPTNGLDIHAINWLENFLANFNATVIVVSHDRHFLNKVCTHIADIDFGKVKMFVGNYDFWYESSQVVLELMRNKNKKLEQKREELQTFIARFSANASKSNQATARKKMLDNLKFEDMQVSNRKYPFIEFKAERDAGNNMLKVENLTKTIDGVKVLDNISFTINTGDKVVLLAKNDIVKTTLIKIMAGEIEPDSGSITWGVTTSLGYMPRDNSEYFTANSGTDLIDWLRPYSSDPHESFIRGFLGRMLFAGEDSQKKPSVLSGGEKVRCMLSKTMMTGANVYLFDNPTDHLDLESITSLNKALIKFNGTIIFAAHDHEFIQTVANRIIEITPNGVVDKLMDFDEYIKDEGVEARLAEMYN
- a CDS encoding beta-1,6-N-acetylglucosaminyltransferase produces the protein MKLAYIIQAHKGFKQLSLLIDILSKNSDVYLHIDLKNNYLYKQLKDHYLTQNNIFIISDRVSVNWSGFSQVKATLNLLEAVRDKNYDYVTLLSGQDLPIKSHSEIIRFLSQDVHREFIHIAPDYKNYSWRLLRYSPWSESKSIRNFPLNKLNSVSIKLQNLLNIKKSFFKNLDIYMGSSWFTITNRAVEHILNSVDNKLIEGFKSTTCSDEHFIQTLLMNSPFKEKVVGENTVYIDWSEGNPNPKILTMDDYSKLKNSTKLFARKFDIDIDSDIINKIIKDEFI
- a CDS encoding aspartate kinase, with the translated sequence MIIVHKYGGSSLADLDRIKKIASHISKLSDAGEQIVVVASAMGKTTNNLIEMAKKISKTPNIRELDTLMATGEQQTVALLSMALNELGKDSISLTGPQAGITTVGHHTKSRIKSVDPKIIRSHLNSGKIVIVAGFQGMNQDGDITTLGRGGSDTSAVALAASLGAQCEIYTDVDGIYGIDPRVYPKAKKIQNISYEEMMEMANLGAGVMETRAVELGKKYNVPIYVGESLRDHDGTLILNQSEIMEDKPITGITLNEDIFMVNIQHLPYSENLVANIFNTLGKYELNIDMISQNITTSGTLDLSFSCFKREESLLRKAIDELNGKSQEISIEIKPDLIMLSLVGIGMVSYSGVAAKVFNTLAAHKIPFYHITTSEISISCTISKEHKTIAIQMLAKEFDL
- a CDS encoding mannose-1-phosphate guanylyltransferase → MLAAFIMAGGSGERFWPLSTKERPKQLLKLIDEERSLIRMTVDRILPIISADKIFIGTNAIQAEAIRKELPDLPYENIIVEPAFKDTAAAIGYGAVKIKEKLKDENITMVVLASDHIIKNEDNFRKRIVGASEIAMETNSIITLGIKPNKPETGYGYIEVKEAYIGEPSRVIRFWEKPNLERAEEYVEAGNYLWNSGMFVIGLDMIMGSFEKYMPKHFKIFNKITALKDKKIDAEAEIEELKTLFEKFEKISIDFGIMEKAQNIQVIPVDFGWNDVGSYPALDEVLEHNENGTVNRANELIEIGSKNNIIIGTKKIVATIGLEDLVVVETDDALLVCKKERAQDIKKVLKEIAEREKK
- a CDS encoding MBL fold metallo-hydrolase, which translates into the protein MVEEIYQNIWKIEIPLPKSPLKFLNAYVITGDERNLLIDTGFNRQECRNALSQGLEEIGISMDKTDIFITHLHSDHSGLVSDFIKKGRRVYCSKKDALDINILRDFNSWKNKFTGAEKLGFPENLDEYFDRHPGFKFNNTYDVEFTYVEDEEIIQIGEYALQCVSTPGHTQGIMCLYEKKHRLLFSGDHILERITPNISVWSMENNALGDYMNSLEKIKKLNVDKVFPSHRKLFDHCHRRIDELMDHHHERLIEVEEILSKKSLQSPYEVASQMKWDIKFTNWDDLPHVQRWFATGEAMAHLVYLYNQKKISLSDNKYYEFSNC
- a CDS encoding 3'-5' exonuclease, with the protein product MKILWYDTETTGLTENSAMFQISGVIEVDGELKEEFDIFCHPHEGADISEQALEVTGMSREELDGFQSPKKAYEELVEIFSKYIDKFDREDKFIIAGQNVKFDIDVLNRFFKRNNDNYLGSFLNYKQVFDTLSVYTALEIADVVPKLENHKLETICKIMGVELSNAHNSLADIKATKEVGDKLLQGLRRIKKQKIKL